One window of Camelina sativa cultivar DH55 chromosome 4, Cs, whole genome shotgun sequence genomic DNA carries:
- the LOC104782059 gene encoding 1,4-alpha-glucan-branching enzyme 2-1, chloroplastic/amyloplastic — protein MVYTISGVRFPNLPSIKKKNSSLPSFNEDLRRSNAVSFSLRKDPRSSSSSSGKVFARKPPYDSDSSSLATTASEKLGGHQSDTSSSVTDQVEDTQVVDDVDAPNIEEALETEKLDQTSALSTSGDKSYKENFAKMSPSVEQEVGQRRVPPPGDGKKIYDIDPMLNSHRGHLDYRYGQYRKLRDEIDKNEGGLEAFSRGYEIFGFTRCATGITYREWAPGAKAASLIGDFNNWNAKADVMTRNNFGVWEIFLPNNADGSSAIPHGSRVKIRMDTPSGIKDSIPAWIKYSVQPPGEIPYNGVYYDPAEEDKYVFKHPRPKRPTSLRIYESHVGMSSTEPMINTYANFRDDVLPRIKKLGYNAVQIMAIQEHSYYASFGYHVTNFFAPSSRFGTPDDLKSLIDKAHELGLVVLMDIVHSHASKNTLDGLNMFDGTDGQYFHSGSRGYHWMWDSRLFNYGSWEVLRYLLSNARWWLEEYKFDGFRFDGVTSMMYTHHGLQVEFTGNYNEYFGYSTDVDAVVYLMLVNDMIHGLYPEAIVVGEDVSGMPAFCIPVEDGGVGFDYRLHMAVADKWIELLKKRDEDWQVGDITFTLTNRRWGEKCVVYAESHDQALVGDKTIAFWLMDKDMYDFMAVDRQATPRVDRGIALHKMIRLITMGLGGEGYLNFMGNEFGHPEWIDFPRTDQHLPDGRVIPGNNGSYDKCRRRFDLGDAEYLRYHGLQEFDRAMQHLEETYGFMTSEHQYISRKDEGDRVIVFERGNLVFVFNFHWTNSYSDYRIGCSTPGKYKIVLDSDNSLFGGFNRLDDSAEFFTSDGRHDDRPCYFMVYAPCRTAVVYAAVKDDERSSLVPISLLPEDV, from the exons ATGGTTTACACAATCTCAGGAGTACGTTTCCCTAATCTTCCATCgattaagaagaagaactcgTCTCTCCCAAGTTTTAATGAAGATCTCAGGAGAAGCAACGCTGTTTCCTTCTCCCTAAGGAAGGACcctcgttcttcttcttcttcttctg gGAAGGTTTTTGCTCGGAAGCCACCGTATGATTCTGATTCGTCTTCTTTAGCTACCACTGCATCTGAGAAGCTCGGCGGCCATCAGAGTGATACCTCTTCATCTGTCACTGATCAAGTAGAAGATACTCAG GTTGTCGACGATGTAGACGCCCCGAATATTGAAGAAGCCCTGGAAACAGAGAAACTAGATCAAACTTCTGCACTCTCAACATCGGGAGACAaaagttataaagaaaattttgcaAAGATGTCACCGTCTGTCGAACAAGAAGTTGGTCAGAGGAGGGTTCCACCTCCTGGAGATGGGAAGAAAATATATGACATTGATCCTATGTTGAACAGTCATCGTGGTCATCTTGATTACAG ATATGGGCAGTACAGAAAACTGCGTGACGAAATCGACAAGAATGAAGGTGGTTTAGAGGCATTTTCTCGTGGTTACGAAATATTTGGCTTCACTCGATG CGCCACTGGTATCACTTACCGGGAATGGGCACCAGGAGCTAAG GCAGCATCACTGATTGGAGATTTTAATAACTGGAATGCGAAAGCTGATGTAATGACTCGG AACAACTTTGGTGTGTGGGAAATATTTCTGCCAAATAATGCTGATGGCTCGTCAGCAATTCCCCATGGCTCCCGCGTGAAG ATTCGCATGGATACCCCATCTGGTATTAAAGACTCCATTCCAGCTTGGATCAAGTATTCTGTCCAGCCACCAGGCGAGATCCCATACAATGGAGTATATTATGACCCTGCTGAGGAG GATAAATATGTGTTCAAACATCCTCGTCCAAAGAGACCCACATCCCTGCGTATATATGAATCACATGTTGGAATGAGTAGTACG GAACCAATGATAAATACATATGCCAACTTTAGAGATGATGTACTTCCGCGTATAAAAAAGCTAGGCTATAATGCGGTTCAAATAATGGCCATTCAAGAGCATTCTTACTATGCCAGCTTTGG GTATCATGTGACAAATTTTTTCGCACCTAGCAGCCGCTTTGGAACACCTGATGACCTTAAATCTTTGATAGACAAAGCTCATGAGCTAGGTCTGGTTGTTCTGATGGATATTGTGCACAG CCATGCATCAAAAAACACACTGGATGGCCTGAACATGTTTGATGGCACTGATGGTCAATATTTTCACTCTGGATCGCGGGGTTATCATTGGATGTGGGATTCTCGTCTTTTCAATTATGGAAGCTGGGAA GTGCTTAGGTATCTTCTTTCCAACGCGAGATGGTGGCTGGAAGAATACAAGTTTGATGGGTTCAGATTTGATGGTGTGACTTCCATGATGTACACTCATCATGGCTTGCAG GTCGAATTTACTGGGAATTACAATGAGTACTTTGGTTATTCTACTGATGTTGACGCTGTGGTCTATCTAATGCTGGTGAACGATATGATTCATGGGCTATACCCTGAGGCTATTGTTGTCGGCGAGGAT GTTAGCGGGATGCCAGCTTTTTGCATTCCTGTCGAAGACGGTGGTGTGGGTTTTGACTACCGTCTACACATGGCAGTGGCAGATAAATGGATTGAGCTTCTCAA GAAGAGAGACGAGGACTGGCAGGTTGGTGATATAACTTTCACGCTTACCAACAGGAGGTGGGGAGAAAAATGTGTTGTCTATGCGGAGAGTCATGATCAAGCCCTTGTTGGAGACAAAACGATAGCGTTCTGGCTAATGGACAAG GACATGTATGATTTCATGGCCGTTGATAGACAGGCCACCCCGCGTGTAGACCGTGGGATTGCTTTACACAAAATGATCCGTCTCATTACGATGGGATTGGGTGGAGAAGGATACCTCAATTTCATGGGAAACGAATTTGGACACCCAGAGTGGATCGACTTCCCAAGGACTGATCAGCACCTTCCTGATGGCAGAGTCATCCCTGGGAATAATGGTAGTTATGATAAATGCCGACGTAGGTTTGATCTGGGAGATGCAGAATATCTTAGATACCATGGACTACAAGAGTTTGATCGAGCAATGCAACATCTCGAGGAGACCTATGGTTTCATGACTTCAGAGCACCAGTACATCTCCCGCAAGGATGAAGGAGACAGAGTCATTGTATTCGAGAGAGGTAACTTGGTCTTCGTCTTCAACTTCCACTGGACCAACAGTTACTCTGACTACCGCATCGGTTGCTCTACTCCCGGAAAGTACAAAATCGTTTTGGACTCTGATAACTCTTTATTCGGAGGCTTCAACCGGCTAGATGACTCCGCGGAGTTTTTCACCTCT GATGGAAGACACGACGATAGGCCTTGCTACTTCATGGTGTATGCGCCGTGCAGAACCGCTGTAGTGTACGCTGCAGTAAAGGATGATGAACGTTCTTCTCTTGTCCCCATAAGCCTGTTACCCGAAGATGTGTAG
- the LOC104784218 gene encoding putative nuclease HARBI1 translates to MASSSNKFHYHYDPNNDSMNKFFQEQFSNQFEAAVHEIPEEPSPRIYIDRQREEGHERLWNDYFSDNPTYTTRQFRRRFRMNKSLFLRIVNRLSEEVPYFKPKKDATFRNGFSPLQQCTAAIRLLAYGIGADSVDEYLRISESTSRKCLEHFVVGIVDLFGTEYLRRPTQADLQRLLFYGELRGFPGMVGSIDCMHWKWKNCPTAWKGMYSRGTGKPTIVLEAVASQDLWIWHAFFGAPGTCNDLNVLDQSPVFNDIIYGRAPEVTYYVNGNEYNLAYYLTDGIYPEWATFVKSIPQPQHPKHRLFAEKQEGARKDVERAFGVLQSRFAMIKNPSLLWSKGKIAYIMRACIILHHMIVEDERD, encoded by the coding sequence ATGGCATCTTCTTCAAATAAATTTCACTATCATTATGATCCAAATAATGATAGTATGAACAAATTTTTTCAAGAGCAATTTAGTAATCAATTTGAAGCTGCTGTTCATGAAATTCCGGAGGAACCATCTCCACGTATTTATATCGATAGACAACGGGAAGAAGGCCACGAAcgtttgtggaacgattattttagtgataatccGACTTACACGACGAGGCAATTTCGCCGACGGTTTCGCATGAACAAGTCAttgttcttgcgtattgtgaatcgtctcagtgaagaagttccatattttaaaccaaaaaaggatgCAACCTTCCGGAATGGTTTCTCACCGCTACaacaatgtactgcagcaattcgactACTAGCATATGGGATTGGGGCGGACTCGGTTGACGAATATTTACGTATCTCTGAATCGACTTctcgtaaatgtttggaacatttcGTCGTTGGAATAGTTGACTTGTTTGGCACTGAATACCTACGCCGACCCACACAAGCGGATCTTCAAAGGCTACTCTTTTACGGAGAACTGCGGggttttcccgggatggttggaagcatcgactgtatgcattggaagTGGAAAAATTGCCCAACAGCCtggaaaggaatgtattcaCGAGGCACCGGtaaaccaacaattgttttggaggcggtagcttcacaagatctctggatatggcacgcattttttggagctccaggtacttgtaacgatttaaatgttcttgatcaatcaccagtatttaatgacattatttacggtcgagctcctgaagttacgtactatgtcaacggaaatgagtataatttggcttactatctgacggatggtatttacccGGAATGGGCgacatttgttaaatccatcccacaaccacaacatcCGAAACATCGTTTGTTTGCAGAAAAACAAGAAGGTgcacgaaaagatgttgagcgtgcatttggagtcctgcaatctagattcgccatgattaaaaatccatctcttttatggtcaaagggtaagattgcatatattatgagagcatgtatcataCTCCAtcatatgattgtcgaagatgaacgagat
- the LOC104782060 gene encoding growth-regulating factor 3-like: MDLQLKQWRSQTESEEQPSAAKIPKHVYDQIHSQTPASTALPLFAPEPTSSKLSPDSSSRFPKMGSFFSWAQWQELELQALIYRYMLAGAAVPQELLLPIKKSLVHLSPSYFLHHPLQHLPHYQPAWYLGRAAMDPEPGRCRRTDGKKWRCSRDVFAGHKYCERHMHRGRNRSRKPVETTPTTVNATATSMATPAAPATTTTSTTASTFAFGGGGDEVVGQGGGGSFFFSGSSNSSSSELLHLSQSCSEMKHDSNNINNKRPYESHNGFSNNRSDGGHVLRPFFDDWPRSSLQEADNSSSPMSSATCLSISMPGNSSSDVSLKLSTGNEEEARSNNNGKDQQNMSWWSGGGSQHHHHHMGGPLAEALRSSSSSSPTSVLHQLGVSTQAFH; the protein is encoded by the exons atgGATTTGCAACTGAAACAATGGAGAAGCCAGACAGAGTCAGAAGAACAACCTTCTGCAGCTAAGATACCAAAACATGTCTATGACCAGATTCATTCCCAAACTCCAGCTTCTactgctcttcctctctttGCCCCTGAACCTACCTCTTCTAAACTGTCCCCTGATTCTTCTTCCAGGTTCCCCA AGATGGGGAGCTTCTTTAGCTGGGCACAGTGGCAAGAACTTGAACTACAAGCACTGATCTACAGGTACATGTTGGCTGGTGCTGCTGTTCCTCAAGAGCTTCTTTTACCAATCAAGAAAAGTCTTGTCCATCTTTCTCCTTcatattttcttcatcatcctcttcaacaCCTCCCTCATTACCAACCTGCTT gGTATTTGGGGAGGGCAGCGATGGATCCTGAGCCAGGGAGATGCAGGAGAACGGATGGTAAGAAGTGGAGATGTTCAAGAGACGTCTTTGCTGGCCACAAGTATTGCGAGCGCCACATGCATCGTGGCCGCAACCGTTCAAGAAAGCCTGTGGAAACTACTCCCACCACCGTCAATGCCACCGCCACGTCCATGGCTACCCCAGCAGCAcccgcaacaacaacaacatcaacgaCAGCATCTACGTTTgcttttggtggtggtggtgatgaagtGGTAGGtcaaggaggaggaggatcgtTCTTCTTCTCTGGCTCTTCcaactcttcttcatctgaacttCTCCACCTTAGTCaaag TTGTTCGGAGATGAAGCATGAtagcaacaacatcaacaacaagagGCCATACGAGTCCCACAATGGTTTCAGCAACAACAGATCAGATGGAGGCCACGTCCTGAGGCCCTTCTTTGATGATTGGCCTCGTTCTTCGCTTCAAGAAGCGGACAATAGTTCAAGCCCCATGAGCTCAGCCACTTGTCTCTCCATCTCCATGCCTGGAAACTCTTCCTCAGACGTCTCTTTGAAGCTGTCCACTGGCAACGAGGAGGAGGCCCGGAGCAACAACAATGGGAAAGACCAGCAAAACATGAGCTGGTGGAGCGGTGGAGGGTCCCAACACCACCATCACCACATGGGTGGGCCATTGGCCGAAGCGCTGAGatcttcctcttcgtcttccCCAACCAGTGTTCTCCATCAGCTAGGTGTCTCGACACAAGCCTTTCATTGA